One segment of Clavelina lepadiformis chromosome 2, kaClaLepa1.1, whole genome shotgun sequence DNA contains the following:
- the LOC143445585 gene encoding mitochondrial inner membrane protease subunit 1-like, translated as MNKSLVYGLGTGFIAYVITDAFFEFLTFFGPSMEPTIRERDIGVGEKITSFAKLRRGDIVTVTAHDNPSQRICKRIIALEGERVSYISSVPIVDDEDNLGTDFVTVRRFVPRGHVWLEGDNSAHSLDSRQYGPIPLGLVRSRVIIKLLPMRDFRWFQSTSEDA; from the exons ATGAACAAATCTCTCGTTTATGGATTGGGCACTGGTTTTATAGCATACGTCATCACCGACGCATTTTTCGAGTTTTTGACCTTTTTTGGCCCATCCATGGAACCAACTATACGTGAGAGGGATATTGGTGTGGGTGAAAAAATCACATCCTTTGCTAAGCTAAGACG agGGGACATCGTAACTGTGACGGCACACGATAATCCTTCACAGAGAATCTGTAAAAGAATAATAGCTTTGGAAGGAGAACGGGTGTCCTATATCTCTTCCGTACCAATAGTGGACGATGAGGACAA TTTAGGAACTGACTTTGTGACAGTAAGACGTTTCGTGCCTAGAGGTCACGTGTGGCTGGAGGGCGACAACTCCGCACATTCGTTGGATTCCAGGCAGTATGGCCCGATACCATTAGGTTTGGTGCGGAGTCGAGTAATAATAAAG CTTCTCCCCATGCGTGATTTCAGGTGGTTTCAGAGCACTTCGGAAGATGCATGA
- the LOC143445058 gene encoding uncharacterized protein LOC143445058 isoform X1: MEKGVDNEDMRLVENVTSSITKNKFLILRNDHGLTQDQITSPKEFMDYVPGPRQAIPAYPQEFDPPSSQSYETSPLITILVPILSIFIILTLSITAFKTWRYYQKPTKGRRNDPNNIDLEVNYEEQEPLRLETICETRSNQDMQLFQESEVKLNSRLDHQIESQSEQRRSSKEHPPITVTAVVNDSSPKESESKEKDASLHREREDVYERPKTLKFLAASAAFQSSTVPALKRLPYTPDPDWTLCDGHENTDHSPIKEEAEDKVAPLQPPPRTRMFKPKGGLLERRGSNVNLTICLQHSKENNTSAKSPKPLAYLQRASSPLTPNELHAKACDTRKLQQEFWEIPMNHPPEKHFNVAGHGTKNRYRSILPNQHSRVQLPSIPGEDTLSTYINANYIRDCTEISPPPPQSDEENIATPVTRENATFIATQGPLTNTIVDFWRMIWQEESSAVIMLTKLKERKEKCAPYLPSAVDESVTFEDVTIKLTTLKQYEHFSVRTLEVIRDGETRSINHYWYTTWMDHETPEKTRGLLELVQEVSLWNKTHHGPMVVHCSAGIGRTGCYIAVTTGCQQLSKTKKADILRIVSQMRLDRGGMIQTWEQYQFVHQALSRYARILAGENVTTPSTTGSIRSPPTGPTPKNTVPKDTPQNPEPARPATPKQRRSFSEMNLPSPKELKLKTKTSAPTSSCDNNVQSTNSTERIRSGKRKPKPRAVISLEPPTTPLPDGITSPQLAIVKSVSSPTIRSPFSRMCLQVKDLNAGRSPVQNAGKFEFPETQPCAEPTEKNSNLINSPSQPNENQVNGFNFSAVNGATEPSGSPKFDCKIPHLKSTQKRQFAFELPAVNTNSLNKLNSNGHDNGEDTGKDQNTPDANLKTSTPTAKINSQFVFPTPAKR; the protein is encoded by the exons ATGGAAAAAGGTGTTGACAATGAGGACATGCGCTTGGTTGAAAATGTCACAAGTAGTAtcaccaaaaataaatttcttatACTTCGCAATGATCATGGTCTCACACAAGACCAAATCACAAGTCCGAAG gAATTCATGGACTATGTTCCTGGACCTCGACAGGCGATTCCGGCCTATCCTCAAGAATTTGATCCCCCATCTTCACAATCCTATGAAACATCACCTCTGATCACCATTTTAGTTCCTATCCTTTCCATCTTCATTATACTTACATTA TCAATTACTGCCTTTAAGACGTGGAGATATTATCAAAAACCTACCAAGGGCCGAAGAAACGATCCTAATAATATTGATTTGGAGGTAAATTATGAAGAACAAGAACCACTGAGGTTGGAAACGATTTGTGAAACACGAAGTAACCAAGACATGCAGCTTTTTCAAGAGTCCGAAGTCAAGTTAAATTCCAG GTTGGATCATCAGATCGAATCGCAATCGGAGCAACGTCGCTCTTCCAAGGAGCATCCTCCGATTACAGTGACCGCGGTTGTTAACGATTCCTCCCCGAAAGAAAGCGAATCAAAGGAAAAGGATGCCAGCCTCCACAGGGAGCGTGAAGATGTCTACGAGAGGCCGAAGACTCTAAAATTTCTCGCCGCATCCGCTGCATTCCAGTCATCCACGGTACCGGCACTCAAGCGTCTGCCATATACCCCCGATCCAg ACTGGACGCTGTGTGATGGACATGAGAACACAGATCACTCTCCTATAAAGGAAGAAGCTGAAGACAAAGTGGCTCCTTTACAACCCCCACCTCGTACAAGAATGTTCAAGCCCAAGGGAGGCCTGTTAGAAAG GCGCGGCTCGAACGTCAACCTCACAATCTGCTTGCAACATTCAAAGGAAAATAACACATCAGCCAAATCCCC AAAACCGCTGGCTTATTTGCAACGAGCTTCCTCGCCCCTGACGCCGAACGAGCTGCACGCGAAAGCATGCGATACTCGTAAGCTTCAGCAGGAGTTTTGGGAGATCCCGATGAACCACCCACCCGAGAAACACTTCAATGTGGCTGGGCATGGGACCAAGAACAGATACCGAAGTATTCTACCAA ATCAGCACAGCCGGGTTCAGCTCCCCTCAATACCGGGTGAGGACACTTTATCAACCTACATCAATGCAAACTACATCCGTGATTGTACCGAAATCTCCCCACCACCTCCTCAAAGTGATGAGGAAAATATCGCGACTCCGGTCACAAGAGAAAACGCGACTTTCATCGCAACTCAG GGCCCACTGACTAATACCATCGTTGATTTTTGGAGGATGATTTGGCAGGAAGAGTCTTCCGCTGTGATAATGCTCACTAAACTTAAAGAAAGGAAAGAG AAATGTGCCCCATATCTGCCCTCAGCTGTCGATGAGAGCGTTACATTCGAAGACGTAACCATCAAGCTCACCACTTTGAAGCAGTACGAACATTTCAGCGTCAGAACG CTGGAAGTGATTCGCGATGGAGAAACGAGATCAATAAATCACTACTGGTACACGACATGGATGGACCACGAAACACCGGAAAAGACCAGGGGACTTTTGGAGTTGGTTCAAGAGGTGTCATTGTGGAACAAAACGCATCACGGACCCATGGTAGTACACTGCAG cgcTGGAATTGGTCGAACTGGCTGTTACATCGCCGTTACCACAGGTTGCCAGCAGCTGAGCAAGACAAAAAAGGCGGATATTTTGCGAATCGTTTCTCAAATGCGACTGGACAG GGGTGGAATGATTCAAACGTGGGAGCAATATCAATTCGTGCATCAAGCCTTGAGCAGGTATGCGCGTATCCTGGCCGGCGAGAATGTTACCACTCCGTCGACTACAGGATCCATTAGAAGCCCGCCTACCGGCCCCACACCGAAGAATACAGTTCCCAAGGACACGCCACAAAACCCCGAACCAGCTCGACCTGCAACCCCTAAACAGAGAAGGTCTTTCTCGGAAATGAACCTTCCGTCGCCGAAAGAACTGAAACTAAAAACGAAGACTTCTGCTCCCACAAGTTCGTGTGACAACAACGTGCAATCGACCAACTCAACAGAAAGAATTCGATCTGGGAAACGAAAACCGAAACCTCGAGCGGTGATTTCCCTTGAACCCCCAACCACGCCCCTACCTGACGGTATTACGTCGCCACAGCTTGCTATAGTGAAGTCGGTGTCGTCCCCAACTATCCGGTCCCCATTTTCCCGAATGTGCTTGCAGGTGAAAGACTTAAACGCCGGACGGTCCCCGGTTCAAAACGCTGGCAAATTTGAGTTCCCAGAAACTCAGCCGTGCGCCGAGCCTACCGAGAAAAACTCTAATCTGATAAACAGCCCGTCACAACCGAATGAAAACCAAGTAAACGGTTTCAATTTTTCGGCAGTGAACGGTGCCACAGAACCGTCGGGGTCGCCGAAATTCGACTGCAAAATTCCACACTTGAAGTCGACCCAGAAACGTCAGTTTGCTTTTGAACTTCCAGCAGTAAACACCAATTCACTCAACAAGCTCAACAGCAATGGCCACGATAACGGCGAAGATACGGGCAAGGATCAGAACACGCCAGACGCCAATCTGAAAACTTCGACACCAACCGCAAAGATTAACTCGCAATTTGTATTCCCCACTCCTGCTAAGAGATGA
- the LOC143445058 gene encoding uncharacterized protein LOC143445058 isoform X2: MQLFQESEVKLNSRLDHQIESQSEQRRSSKEHPPITVTAVVNDSSPKESESKEKDASLHREREDVYERPKTLKFLAASAAFQSSTVPALKRLPYTPDPDWTLCDGHENTDHSPIKEEAEDKVAPLQPPPRTRMFKPKGGLLERRGSNVNLTICLQHSKENNTSAKSPKPLAYLQRASSPLTPNELHAKACDTRKLQQEFWEIPMNHPPEKHFNVAGHGTKNRYRSILPNQHSRVQLPSIPGEDTLSTYINANYIRDCTEISPPPPQSDEENIATPVTRENATFIATQGPLTNTIVDFWRMIWQEESSAVIMLTKLKERKEKCAPYLPSAVDESVTFEDVTIKLTTLKQYEHFSVRTLEVIRDGETRSINHYWYTTWMDHETPEKTRGLLELVQEVSLWNKTHHGPMVVHCSAGIGRTGCYIAVTTGCQQLSKTKKADILRIVSQMRLDRGGMIQTWEQYQFVHQALSRYARILAGENVTTPSTTGSIRSPPTGPTPKNTVPKDTPQNPEPARPATPKQRRSFSEMNLPSPKELKLKTKTSAPTSSCDNNVQSTNSTERIRSGKRKPKPRAVISLEPPTTPLPDGITSPQLAIVKSVSSPTIRSPFSRMCLQVKDLNAGRSPVQNAGKFEFPETQPCAEPTEKNSNLINSPSQPNENQVNGFNFSAVNGATEPSGSPKFDCKIPHLKSTQKRQFAFELPAVNTNSLNKLNSNGHDNGEDTGKDQNTPDANLKTSTPTAKINSQFVFPTPAKR; the protein is encoded by the exons ATGCAGCTTTTTCAAGAGTCCGAAGTCAAGTTAAATTCCAG GTTGGATCATCAGATCGAATCGCAATCGGAGCAACGTCGCTCTTCCAAGGAGCATCCTCCGATTACAGTGACCGCGGTTGTTAACGATTCCTCCCCGAAAGAAAGCGAATCAAAGGAAAAGGATGCCAGCCTCCACAGGGAGCGTGAAGATGTCTACGAGAGGCCGAAGACTCTAAAATTTCTCGCCGCATCCGCTGCATTCCAGTCATCCACGGTACCGGCACTCAAGCGTCTGCCATATACCCCCGATCCAg ACTGGACGCTGTGTGATGGACATGAGAACACAGATCACTCTCCTATAAAGGAAGAAGCTGAAGACAAAGTGGCTCCTTTACAACCCCCACCTCGTACAAGAATGTTCAAGCCCAAGGGAGGCCTGTTAGAAAG GCGCGGCTCGAACGTCAACCTCACAATCTGCTTGCAACATTCAAAGGAAAATAACACATCAGCCAAATCCCC AAAACCGCTGGCTTATTTGCAACGAGCTTCCTCGCCCCTGACGCCGAACGAGCTGCACGCGAAAGCATGCGATACTCGTAAGCTTCAGCAGGAGTTTTGGGAGATCCCGATGAACCACCCACCCGAGAAACACTTCAATGTGGCTGGGCATGGGACCAAGAACAGATACCGAAGTATTCTACCAA ATCAGCACAGCCGGGTTCAGCTCCCCTCAATACCGGGTGAGGACACTTTATCAACCTACATCAATGCAAACTACATCCGTGATTGTACCGAAATCTCCCCACCACCTCCTCAAAGTGATGAGGAAAATATCGCGACTCCGGTCACAAGAGAAAACGCGACTTTCATCGCAACTCAG GGCCCACTGACTAATACCATCGTTGATTTTTGGAGGATGATTTGGCAGGAAGAGTCTTCCGCTGTGATAATGCTCACTAAACTTAAAGAAAGGAAAGAG AAATGTGCCCCATATCTGCCCTCAGCTGTCGATGAGAGCGTTACATTCGAAGACGTAACCATCAAGCTCACCACTTTGAAGCAGTACGAACATTTCAGCGTCAGAACG CTGGAAGTGATTCGCGATGGAGAAACGAGATCAATAAATCACTACTGGTACACGACATGGATGGACCACGAAACACCGGAAAAGACCAGGGGACTTTTGGAGTTGGTTCAAGAGGTGTCATTGTGGAACAAAACGCATCACGGACCCATGGTAGTACACTGCAG cgcTGGAATTGGTCGAACTGGCTGTTACATCGCCGTTACCACAGGTTGCCAGCAGCTGAGCAAGACAAAAAAGGCGGATATTTTGCGAATCGTTTCTCAAATGCGACTGGACAG GGGTGGAATGATTCAAACGTGGGAGCAATATCAATTCGTGCATCAAGCCTTGAGCAGGTATGCGCGTATCCTGGCCGGCGAGAATGTTACCACTCCGTCGACTACAGGATCCATTAGAAGCCCGCCTACCGGCCCCACACCGAAGAATACAGTTCCCAAGGACACGCCACAAAACCCCGAACCAGCTCGACCTGCAACCCCTAAACAGAGAAGGTCTTTCTCGGAAATGAACCTTCCGTCGCCGAAAGAACTGAAACTAAAAACGAAGACTTCTGCTCCCACAAGTTCGTGTGACAACAACGTGCAATCGACCAACTCAACAGAAAGAATTCGATCTGGGAAACGAAAACCGAAACCTCGAGCGGTGATTTCCCTTGAACCCCCAACCACGCCCCTACCTGACGGTATTACGTCGCCACAGCTTGCTATAGTGAAGTCGGTGTCGTCCCCAACTATCCGGTCCCCATTTTCCCGAATGTGCTTGCAGGTGAAAGACTTAAACGCCGGACGGTCCCCGGTTCAAAACGCTGGCAAATTTGAGTTCCCAGAAACTCAGCCGTGCGCCGAGCCTACCGAGAAAAACTCTAATCTGATAAACAGCCCGTCACAACCGAATGAAAACCAAGTAAACGGTTTCAATTTTTCGGCAGTGAACGGTGCCACAGAACCGTCGGGGTCGCCGAAATTCGACTGCAAAATTCCACACTTGAAGTCGACCCAGAAACGTCAGTTTGCTTTTGAACTTCCAGCAGTAAACACCAATTCACTCAACAAGCTCAACAGCAATGGCCACGATAACGGCGAAGATACGGGCAAGGATCAGAACACGCCAGACGCCAATCTGAAAACTTCGACACCAACCGCAAAGATTAACTCGCAATTTGTATTCCCCACTCCTGCTAAGAGATGA